From Humibacter ginsenosidimutans, a single genomic window includes:
- the hrcA gene encoding heat-inducible transcriptional repressor HrcA: MVTERSLEVLRVIVQDYVASREPVGSKSIVDRHGFGVSAATIRNDMAALEEEDLIVAPHTSSGRVPTDKGYRLFVDRMSDVRPLSSAQRQAIEVFLGQSVDVDDVLARTVRLLAQLTHQVAMVQYPSVSRARVRHIEFVPLAPRRVLCVLIADSGVVEQGVGEPDGELGEDALAELRAQVNAQTAGMRLADAASVLRGLAASLPADRWTPQSREQAAALCQVIVEQIESTRQERLIMAGAANLVRTEHDFSGSVTPVLEAIEEQVELLKLFGEMAQEQHGVSVLIGRENATALFSEASVVASGYAGSGTDVARLGVLGPTRMDYSNNMAAVRAVARYLSRLLGE; this comes from the coding sequence ATGGTGACCGAACGCAGCCTCGAGGTGCTCAGGGTGATCGTGCAGGACTACGTCGCCTCCCGGGAGCCCGTCGGCTCCAAGAGCATCGTCGACAGGCACGGGTTCGGCGTCAGCGCGGCGACCATCCGCAACGACATGGCGGCTCTCGAAGAGGAAGACCTGATCGTGGCGCCGCACACGTCGTCGGGACGGGTGCCGACCGACAAGGGCTACCGCCTGTTCGTGGACCGCATGTCCGACGTTCGACCGTTGTCGTCGGCGCAGAGACAGGCCATCGAGGTGTTCCTCGGCCAGTCGGTCGACGTCGACGACGTGCTGGCGCGCACCGTTCGGCTGCTGGCGCAACTCACACACCAGGTGGCGATGGTGCAGTACCCGTCGGTCTCGAGGGCGCGGGTGCGGCACATCGAGTTCGTGCCGCTCGCGCCTCGGCGCGTTCTCTGCGTGCTCATCGCCGATTCCGGCGTCGTGGAGCAGGGCGTGGGGGAGCCGGACGGAGAGCTCGGTGAGGATGCCCTTGCCGAGCTGAGAGCGCAGGTCAACGCACAGACGGCCGGGATGCGCCTGGCCGACGCGGCATCCGTGCTTCGCGGGCTCGCGGCATCCCTCCCGGCCGATCGCTGGACGCCGCAGTCGCGCGAGCAGGCGGCGGCGCTCTGCCAGGTGATCGTGGAACAGATCGAGTCCACCAGGCAGGAGCGCCTGATCATGGCCGGCGCCGCCAACCTCGTGCGCACCGAGCACGACTTCAGTGGGAGTGTCACTCCGGTGCTCGAGGCGATCGAAGAGCAGGTCGAGCTGCTCAAGCTGTTCGGCGAGATGGCGCAGGAGCAGCATGGCGTCTCCGTGCTCATCGGCCGCGAGAACGCGACAGCGCTCTTCTCCGAGGCCTCGGTGGTCGCCAGCGGATATGCGGGCAGCGGCACCGACGTCGCTCGGCTCGGCGTGCTCGGCCCCACCCGCATGGACTACTCCAACAACATGGCCGCCGTGCGCGCGGTGGCCCGCTATCTGTCCCGGCTGCTCGGCGAATGA
- a CDS encoding DUF4870 domain-containing protein — protein MSDQQDQQHPTDPAQQPGSQQYGQQPPYGQQQYGQQQYGQQQYGQQQYGQQPSGQPQYAAPAPPLSPEADRTAAMWAHIGGIVGFLPSLIIWLVLKDRGPRTNIEAKEALNWQITFTIVYIGLWIVTTVVGGVASAIGLWFVSGLFGLLFFALWVVNVIFSIQGGVRVNAGGSYRYPWNFRFIK, from the coding sequence ATGAGTGACCAACAGGACCAGCAGCATCCGACCGATCCGGCGCAGCAGCCGGGCTCGCAGCAGTACGGGCAGCAGCCCCCGTACGGGCAGCAACAGTACGGACAACAGCAGTACGGACAACAGCAGTACGGACAACAGCAGTACGGACAACAGCCCTCTGGACAGCCTCAGTACGCTGCGCCGGCGCCGCCGCTCTCGCCGGAGGCCGACAGAACAGCGGCGATGTGGGCGCACATCGGCGGCATCGTCGGATTCCTGCCGTCGCTGATCATCTGGCTGGTGCTGAAAGACCGCGGTCCCCGCACGAACATCGAGGCGAAGGAAGCGCTGAACTGGCAGATCACCTTCACCATCGTGTACATCGGCCTCTGGATCGTGACGACCGTGGTCGGCGGGGTGGCCTCTGCGATCGGGCTCTGGTTCGTGTCGGGACTGTTCGGCCTGCTGTTCTTCGCTCTCTGGGTGGTGAACGTGATCTTCTCGATCCAGGGCGGCGTCCGCGTCAATGCAGGGGGAAGCTACCGTTACCCGTGGAACTTCCGTTTCATCAAGTGA
- a CDS encoding DUF4870 domain-containing protein, whose amino-acid sequence MSNVPPPPPPPQNPPQQQYGAPQGYPDGGFSNLQVNLWLSVFFSWIPALIYYLVDKDKTADPIRKANVDNFNFQLIRVIVIVATYILAVIPFIGWILALILWLGSIALFVIAIVHAIQIPNAIRQGREAKYIFTVNWVK is encoded by the coding sequence ATGAGCAACGTCCCTCCCCCGCCCCCTCCGCCCCAGAACCCGCCCCAGCAGCAGTACGGCGCTCCGCAGGGCTATCCCGACGGTGGGTTCAGCAACCTGCAGGTGAACCTCTGGCTGTCGGTCTTCTTCAGCTGGATTCCCGCACTGATCTACTACCTGGTCGACAAGGACAAGACCGCCGACCCGATTCGCAAGGCGAACGTCGACAACTTCAACTTCCAGTTGATCCGTGTCATCGTCATTGTCGCGACGTACATCCTGGCCGTGATCCCGTTCATCGGCTGGATCCTCGCCCTGATCCTGTGGCTCGGGTCGATCGCCCTGTTCGTGATCGCGATCGTGCATGCGATCCAGATCCCGAACGCCATCCGTCAAGGCCGCGAGGCGAAGTACATCTTCACCGTCAACTGGGTCAAGTAG
- the hemW gene encoding radical SAM family heme chaperone HemW, with amino-acid sequence MPSALPIGDPAPADGVLPPSAAEGAESRDFGLYVHVPFCRVRCGYCDFNTYTATELRGVRQTDYAQQAALELSFAVEALRRSGVPARPASTVFFGGGTPTLLPSRDLATVLQRAREDFGFGDDAEITTEANPDSVDARYLAELAHAGFTRVSFGMQSAVPHVLRTLERTHDPARVPRVVQWAKDAGLQVSLDLIYGTPGESLEDWAASVDSALACEPDHLSAYSLIVEDGTKLARQIRRGEVPEPDDDLQADMYELIDDRLAADGYQWYEVSNWAKDDAHRSRHNLGYWLGHDWWGVGPGAHSHVGGVRWWNVKHPAAYAGRVLAGESPAAGRESLDVSTREFEDVLLRVRIRDGLPVSVLHGEGRHAVAGLIADGLIDAKAALRGSVELTRTGRLLADAVVRRLVA; translated from the coding sequence GTGCCGAGCGCTCTGCCGATCGGTGATCCGGCGCCCGCAGACGGAGTGCTGCCGCCGAGCGCGGCCGAGGGCGCGGAGAGCCGCGACTTCGGTCTCTACGTGCACGTGCCGTTCTGTCGGGTGCGTTGCGGGTACTGCGACTTCAACACCTACACGGCGACCGAGCTGCGCGGGGTTCGGCAGACCGACTATGCGCAGCAGGCTGCGCTCGAGCTGAGTTTCGCCGTCGAGGCGTTGCGGCGCTCCGGCGTTCCCGCCCGCCCCGCGTCGACGGTCTTCTTCGGCGGGGGCACCCCGACGCTGCTGCCCTCCCGTGATCTCGCCACCGTGTTGCAGCGCGCGCGGGAGGACTTCGGTTTCGGGGACGACGCGGAGATCACCACGGAGGCCAACCCGGACAGCGTGGATGCCCGCTACCTCGCCGAGTTGGCGCACGCCGGCTTCACCAGGGTCTCGTTCGGCATGCAGTCCGCCGTGCCCCATGTTCTGCGCACACTCGAGCGCACGCACGACCCGGCGCGCGTTCCGCGGGTGGTGCAATGGGCGAAGGACGCAGGGCTCCAGGTGAGTCTCGACCTCATCTACGGAACCCCCGGCGAATCGCTCGAAGACTGGGCGGCCTCCGTCGATTCCGCACTCGCCTGCGAGCCCGATCATCTGTCCGCGTACTCGCTCATCGTGGAAGACGGCACCAAGCTCGCCAGACAGATCCGGAGAGGCGAGGTGCCGGAACCCGACGACGATCTGCAGGCCGACATGTACGAGCTGATCGACGACCGCCTCGCTGCGGACGGCTATCAGTGGTACGAGGTGAGCAACTGGGCGAAGGATGACGCGCACCGCTCCAGGCACAACCTCGGCTATTGGCTCGGCCACGACTGGTGGGGCGTCGGGCCCGGAGCGCACAGCCATGTCGGTGGCGTGCGGTGGTGGAACGTGAAGCATCCCGCCGCCTACGCCGGACGCGTGCTCGCCGGGGAGTCGCCGGCTGCAGGCAGGGAGAGTCTTGATGTCTCGACCCGCGAGTTCGAGGACGTGCTGCTGCGGGTGCGGATCCGTGACGGGCTCCCGGTGTCCGTGCTGCACGGGGAGGGCAGGCATGCGGTGGCCGGCCTCATCGCAGACGGCCTGATCGACGCGAAAGCCGCCCTGCGCGGGTCGGTGGAACTGACCCGCACGGGGCGGCTGCTGGCCGACGCGGTGGTGCGGCGGCTCGTCGCCTGA
- a CDS encoding DUF1990 family protein, with protein MRRSTFTDQPVTYAAVGATLAPDLAQHPPKGYRPRVRSVRLGSGDDRFVTSSRALMTWGVQRGSGVEVTEVDPGTGEEYAGVRFADDGTPQRLEPHRGTEAVFDEDGQPYISNGMTASLRVPFGPFHVNAPVRVVYVIDEEHRVGFGYGTMHGHPLQGEESFVVEQHEDGSVWLTMRSFSRAAGGARAVIAPVVLASQAQLAKRYLRALHPVSGNPAIGQNPTGENDQPDPAETLDVTVKDEAVNDGTLPTSVSEAIGAERSADR; from the coding sequence ATGCGACGTAGTACTTTCACCGATCAGCCGGTGACGTATGCCGCCGTGGGCGCGACGCTCGCACCCGACCTCGCGCAGCATCCTCCGAAGGGCTATCGGCCCCGCGTGAGGTCGGTGCGACTGGGCAGCGGCGACGACAGGTTCGTGACCTCCTCGCGCGCCCTGATGACCTGGGGGGTGCAGAGGGGCAGCGGAGTCGAGGTCACCGAGGTCGATCCGGGAACGGGCGAGGAGTATGCGGGCGTGCGCTTCGCAGACGACGGCACGCCGCAGCGGCTCGAGCCCCATCGCGGCACGGAGGCGGTGTTCGACGAAGACGGACAGCCCTACATCTCCAACGGCATGACGGCGAGTCTGCGGGTGCCGTTCGGCCCGTTCCACGTGAACGCGCCCGTGCGCGTCGTCTACGTGATCGACGAGGAGCACCGCGTCGGCTTCGGGTACGGCACGATGCACGGGCATCCTCTTCAGGGCGAGGAGTCGTTCGTCGTCGAGCAGCACGAGGACGGCTCGGTGTGGCTCACGATGCGATCGTTCTCACGGGCGGCCGGCGGCGCGCGTGCCGTGATCGCTCCCGTGGTGCTGGCGTCGCAGGCTCAGCTCGCGAAGCGCTACCTGCGTGCACTCCATCCGGTGAGCGGCAATCCGGCCATCGGCCAGAACCCGACAGGGGAGAACGACCAGCCGGACCCCGCAGAGACTCTCGATGTGACGGTGAAAGACGAGGCAGTGAACGACGGGACGCTGCCGACATCCGTCTCGGAGGCCATCGGTGCCGAGCGCTCTGCCGATCGGTGA
- the lepA gene encoding translation elongation factor 4: MSPRATTALEPAATDPARIRNFCIIAHIDHGKSTLADRMLQLTGVVEERAMRAQYLDRMDIERERGITIKSQAVRMPWEYEGDTYALNMIDTPGHVDFTYEVSRSLAACEGAILLVDAAQGIEAQTLANLYLALENDLAIIPVLNKIDLPAAEPEKYARELADLIGGSPDDVLRVSGKTGMGVDALLDRVTELVPAPTGVKDAPARAMIFDSVYDSYRGVVTYVRMVDGQLTPRERIQMMSTKATHELLEIGVSSPEPTPTRGLGVGEVGYLITGVKDVRQSRVGDTVTNAAKPASDALSGYTDPKPMVFSGLYPIDGSDYPDLREALDKLKLSDAALVYEPETSVALGFGFRCGFLGLLHLEIVTERLEREFGLDLITTAPSVIYDVTTEDGKQVTVTNPSEYPTGKVSTVREPMVRAAILTPKDYVGTVMELCQSRRGTLLGMEYLGEDRVEIRYSMPLGEIVFDFFDQLKSRTQGYASLDYEPSGEQEADLVKVDILLQGEQVDAFSAIVHRDKAYAYGVMMTERLKKLIPRQQFEVPVQAAIGARIIARESIRAMRKDVLAKCYGGDITRKRKLLEKQKEGKKRMKMVGRVEVPQEAFIAALSGDVEGKEKSK; the protein is encoded by the coding sequence ATGTCTCCACGTGCAACCACGGCCCTCGAGCCCGCCGCGACCGACCCTGCGCGCATTCGCAACTTCTGCATCATCGCGCACATCGACCACGGCAAGTCGACCCTCGCCGACCGCATGCTGCAGTTGACCGGTGTCGTGGAGGAGCGTGCCATGCGCGCGCAGTACCTCGACCGCATGGACATCGAACGCGAGCGCGGCATCACCATCAAGAGCCAGGCCGTGCGCATGCCGTGGGAGTACGAGGGCGACACCTATGCCCTCAACATGATCGACACGCCCGGCCACGTCGACTTCACCTATGAGGTCTCCCGGTCGTTGGCGGCCTGCGAGGGGGCGATCCTCCTCGTGGATGCCGCGCAGGGCATCGAGGCGCAGACCCTCGCGAACCTCTACCTCGCCCTCGAGAACGACCTCGCGATCATCCCGGTGCTCAACAAGATCGACCTCCCTGCCGCCGAGCCGGAGAAGTACGCGCGGGAACTCGCCGACTTGATCGGCGGCAGCCCCGACGATGTGCTGCGTGTCAGCGGCAAGACGGGCATGGGCGTCGACGCGCTGCTCGACCGCGTGACCGAGCTCGTGCCTGCACCGACGGGTGTCAAGGACGCCCCGGCGAGGGCGATGATCTTCGACTCGGTCTACGACAGCTATCGGGGCGTCGTGACCTACGTGCGCATGGTCGACGGACAGCTCACCCCGCGCGAGCGCATCCAGATGATGTCGACGAAGGCGACGCACGAGCTTCTCGAGATCGGTGTGAGCTCGCCCGAGCCGACGCCCACGCGTGGCCTGGGCGTCGGAGAGGTGGGCTACCTCATCACCGGCGTGAAAGACGTGCGGCAGTCCCGGGTGGGCGACACCGTCACGAACGCCGCCAAGCCGGCGTCCGACGCGCTCTCCGGCTACACCGACCCGAAGCCCATGGTCTTCTCGGGGCTGTATCCGATCGACGGCAGCGACTACCCCGACCTGCGCGAGGCACTCGACAAGCTCAAGCTCTCGGATGCCGCGCTCGTCTACGAACCGGAGACGTCCGTCGCCCTCGGCTTCGGCTTCCGCTGCGGCTTCCTCGGCCTGCTGCACCTCGAGATCGTCACCGAGCGTCTGGAGCGCGAGTTCGGCCTCGACCTGATCACCACAGCACCGAGCGTGATCTACGACGTGACGACCGAAGACGGCAAGCAGGTCACGGTGACGAACCCGAGCGAGTATCCGACCGGCAAGGTCAGCACGGTGCGGGAGCCCATGGTGCGGGCGGCGATCCTCACGCCGAAGGACTACGTCGGCACGGTCATGGAACTGTGCCAGTCGCGTCGCGGCACCCTCCTCGGCATGGAGTACCTCGGCGAAGACCGCGTGGAGATCCGCTACTCCATGCCGCTCGGCGAGATCGTGTTCGACTTCTTCGACCAGCTGAAGAGCCGCACCCAGGGTTACGCGAGCCTCGACTACGAGCCGTCCGGCGAGCAGGAGGCCGACCTGGTGAAGGTCGACATCCTTTTGCAGGGCGAGCAAGTGGATGCCTTCAGCGCCATCGTGCACCGCGACAAGGCCTACGCGTACGGCGTCATGATGACCGAGCGCCTCAAGAAGCTGATTCCCCGCCAGCAGTTCGAAGTCCCTGTGCAGGCCGCCATCGGTGCACGCATCATCGCCCGCGAGTCCATCCGCGCGATGCGCAAGGACGTGCTCGCCAAATGCTACGGCGGCGACATCACCCGCAAGCGCAAGCTCCTCGAGAAGCAGAAGGAGGGCAAGAAGCGCATGAAGATGGTCGGCCGCGTCGAAGTCCCGCAAGAGGCGTTCATCGCCGCGCTCTCCGGCGACGTCGAGGGCAAGGAGAAGAGCAAGTAG
- the rpsT gene encoding 30S ribosomal protein S20, whose product MANIKSQLKRIKTNEKARERNKAVKSELKTAVRATREAVAAGDKDKATASLAYASKKLDKAVSKGVIHKNQAANRKSAIAKQVSAL is encoded by the coding sequence GTGGCAAACATCAAGTCGCAGCTGAAGCGCATCAAGACCAACGAGAAGGCGCGCGAGCGCAACAAGGCCGTCAAGAGCGAGCTCAAGACCGCCGTCCGCGCCACCCGCGAGGCAGTCGCCGCCGGCGACAAGGACAAGGCGACCGCGTCGCTCGCCTACGCGAGCAAGAAGCTCGACAAGGCCGTCAGCAAGGGCGTCATCCACAAGAACCAGGCGGCGAACCGCAAGTCCGCGATCGCCAAGCAGGTCTCCGCGCTCTGA
- the holA gene encoding DNA polymerase III subunit delta, which translates to MPELKWSEVRAAPVVLISGTETVLADRAARLLRDSLRQSDPSVEISDVNAAEYVPGDLASFASPSLFGEPRLIRVSSAEKANDAFIEELLVYLQAPADDTTVVVRHGGGQRGKKFLDGIRSGVGGGVEVVCSELKRDADKYDFAQAEFRMAGKKATPGALRAVTSAFADDLAELASACQQLISDASTEITEATVDRYYGGRVETNAFKVADATLAGRHGEALITLRHALASGADPVPMVAAFASKLRTMAKLWGARGSSAQLASQFGLAPWQVDRARRDLQGWTDEGLARGIEAIALADAEVKGGGRDPEFALERMIDVLSSRGEAVRP; encoded by the coding sequence ATCCCGGAGCTGAAGTGGAGCGAGGTGCGTGCCGCCCCCGTCGTGCTGATCAGCGGCACCGAGACGGTACTCGCCGATCGCGCGGCGCGTCTGCTGCGCGACAGCCTGCGCCAGAGCGACCCCAGCGTCGAGATCTCCGATGTGAACGCAGCGGAATACGTTCCGGGCGACCTCGCCTCGTTCGCCAGCCCCTCCCTCTTCGGCGAGCCGCGTCTGATCAGGGTGTCGTCCGCGGAGAAGGCGAACGATGCTTTCATCGAGGAGCTTCTGGTCTACCTGCAGGCACCGGCCGATGACACCACGGTGGTGGTTCGCCACGGGGGAGGACAACGGGGCAAGAAGTTCCTCGACGGCATCCGCTCAGGAGTCGGCGGGGGAGTCGAGGTGGTGTGCTCCGAACTCAAGCGCGACGCCGACAAGTACGACTTCGCGCAGGCCGAGTTCCGCATGGCAGGCAAGAAGGCGACCCCCGGGGCTCTCCGTGCCGTGACGAGTGCCTTCGCCGACGATCTCGCCGAGCTGGCATCGGCCTGCCAGCAGCTGATTTCGGATGCCTCTACCGAGATCACCGAGGCCACCGTCGACCGGTACTACGGCGGTCGCGTCGAGACCAACGCGTTCAAGGTGGCCGATGCGACACTGGCCGGGCGCCACGGCGAGGCGCTGATCACTCTGCGACACGCCCTGGCATCGGGTGCCGACCCCGTGCCGATGGTCGCCGCGTTCGCCAGCAAACTGCGCACGATGGCGAAGCTTTGGGGCGCGCGAGGCTCTTCTGCCCAGCTCGCGTCGCAGTTCGGCCTCGCGCCCTGGCAGGTCGATCGTGCGCGCCGCGACCTGCAGGGCTGGACCGACGAGGGGCTGGCCCGCGGCATCGAGGCGATCGCACTCGCCGATGCAGAGGTGAAGGGCGGCGGCCGGGACCCCGAGTTCGCGCTCGAGCGCATGATCGATGTGCTGAGCTCGCGGGGCGAGGCGGTCAGACCCTAG
- a CDS encoding ComEC/Rec2 family competence protein: MIDLRLAVPALAAWVGAAAAIALSHGWWFAIALWAGAIAAAALAVVLGTRVARAASAAPARRWAATAAAACVAAAAAALVATSAAAAMPGRHPDAVGELAHHMVTVRAEATSLPQVAAGSATRDAGTRFTATVRSVAAGSAHESVSMPVLVFVPKGTTVSIGDAIEVKGTLTLLPSSSETAALVYASALPRVVGSPPAFLRAANAIRSRFSTQAAKLPGDGGALLPGLAIGDVHGLPASLSADMKQASLTHLTAVSGANCAVVVSLVGAAAGAIGLGRGGRAVASLTALLGFVVLVTPQPSVLRAAVMATVVVIGGWGGRGARAVPALSLAVVGLLAVDPWLAVDYGFALSVLATGALLLLAPPLAARLGVWMPARVAAVLAVPIAAQVACQPVLLMLNPTVPVYGVLANLAAEPAAPIATVLGLLSCLVLPFWGAAGSFLAHLAWLPSAWIAEVARVAAALPGSGMAWLGGVVGLVLMLVVTVAIVLVVVRPVTRSARVARVVALISSAAVVAWSLAGVVGAQVAEAASRPTDWSIAACDIGQGDALVIASRGIHALVDTGPDPARLTTCLDALGVHRIDLLVLTHYDLDHVGGTAAVVGKVGMALVGPETDVRGERLDDQLAKGGASVHHAQTGDRGRLGAMSWRVLWPDSDPKGMEPGNEQSVTVLFSGSGLNTLFLGDLDERAQDALLATGRVPQVDVVKVAHHGSRDQSEALYQHLHARVGLISCGAGNDYGHPTSTALGILARSGTAVMRTDVEGMLMVAADGSGGLRTWTARHGSPAQLARPG, from the coding sequence ATGATCGATCTGCGGCTCGCCGTGCCCGCGCTGGCTGCCTGGGTCGGCGCGGCGGCGGCCATCGCGCTCTCTCACGGCTGGTGGTTCGCCATCGCCCTGTGGGCGGGGGCGATCGCGGCCGCCGCACTCGCCGTCGTCCTCGGCACGCGCGTCGCACGGGCCGCGAGCGCCGCTCCGGCCCGGCGATGGGCCGCGACCGCGGCGGCTGCATGCGTGGCCGCCGCGGCAGCCGCGCTGGTCGCGACGTCGGCGGCAGCGGCCATGCCCGGCAGGCATCCGGATGCAGTCGGCGAGCTTGCGCATCACATGGTGACGGTTCGCGCCGAGGCCACGTCTCTGCCGCAGGTCGCAGCGGGGAGTGCGACCAGGGACGCGGGCACGAGATTCACGGCGACGGTCCGCTCGGTGGCTGCGGGCTCCGCTCACGAGTCGGTGAGCATGCCCGTTCTCGTGTTCGTGCCCAAGGGCACGACGGTGAGCATCGGCGACGCGATCGAGGTGAAGGGCACGCTGACGCTGCTTCCGTCGTCGTCCGAGACGGCTGCTCTGGTGTACGCCTCGGCGCTGCCGCGTGTGGTCGGATCGCCGCCGGCCTTCTTAAGAGCGGCGAACGCCATACGATCCCGCTTCTCGACTCAGGCGGCGAAGTTGCCTGGCGACGGAGGAGCTCTTCTGCCGGGACTGGCCATCGGCGATGTCCACGGACTTCCGGCGTCCCTGTCCGCCGACATGAAACAGGCGAGCCTGACGCACTTGACGGCGGTCTCCGGCGCGAACTGTGCCGTGGTCGTCTCGCTGGTCGGTGCGGCGGCCGGAGCGATCGGGCTCGGCAGGGGCGGCCGAGCGGTGGCGTCTTTGACGGCACTGCTCGGTTTCGTGGTGCTCGTGACCCCGCAGCCCAGCGTGCTGCGCGCCGCCGTGATGGCGACGGTCGTCGTCATCGGCGGCTGGGGCGGCCGTGGTGCTCGTGCCGTTCCGGCGCTGTCGCTCGCTGTCGTCGGCCTGCTGGCCGTTGACCCGTGGCTCGCCGTCGATTACGGCTTCGCCCTGTCCGTGCTCGCGACGGGAGCGCTGCTGCTGCTCGCGCCGCCGCTGGCGGCGCGGCTCGGCGTCTGGATGCCCGCGCGCGTCGCCGCCGTGCTCGCCGTGCCGATCGCTGCTCAGGTCGCCTGTCAGCCCGTACTCCTCATGCTGAACCCCACGGTGCCCGTGTACGGAGTCCTCGCCAATCTCGCGGCGGAACCGGCAGCACCGATCGCCACGGTGCTGGGGCTTCTCTCCTGCCTCGTGCTGCCGTTCTGGGGCGCAGCCGGATCGTTCTTGGCTCATCTCGCATGGCTGCCTTCCGCATGGATCGCCGAGGTCGCCCGGGTCGCGGCCGCCCTGCCCGGCAGCGGGATGGCATGGTTGGGCGGTGTGGTCGGCCTCGTGCTGATGCTGGTGGTGACCGTGGCGATCGTGCTCGTCGTGGTGCGGCCCGTCACTCGCTCAGCACGTGTCGCACGCGTCGTTGCACTCATCTCGAGCGCTGCCGTCGTGGCGTGGTCACTCGCCGGGGTGGTCGGTGCGCAGGTGGCGGAGGCCGCATCGAGACCGACCGACTGGTCCATCGCCGCGTGCGACATCGGGCAGGGCGACGCACTCGTGATCGCGAGCCGGGGCATCCACGCTCTCGTCGACACCGGCCCCGACCCCGCCCGGCTGACGACCTGCCTGGATGCGCTCGGCGTGCATCGCATCGACCTGCTCGTGCTGACGCACTACGACCTGGATCATGTCGGAGGCACGGCCGCGGTCGTCGGCAAGGTCGGCATGGCGTTGGTCGGGCCTGAGACGGATGTTCGCGGCGAACGACTCGATGACCAACTCGCGAAAGGCGGCGCCAGCGTGCATCACGCTCAGACGGGCGACCGGGGGCGACTCGGCGCGATGTCGTGGCGAGTGCTGTGGCCGGACTCCGACCCCAAGGGAATGGAACCCGGCAACGAGCAGAGTGTCACCGTGCTGTTCAGCGGCAGCGGACTGAACACACTCTTCCTGGGCGACCTCGACGAGCGGGCCCAGGATGCGCTGCTGGCGACCGGTCGCGTGCCTCAGGTCGACGTGGTGAAGGTCGCCCATCACGGGTCGCGCGATCAGTCAGAAGCCCTGTATCAGCACCTCCACGCACGGGTGGGACTCATCTCGTGCGGAGCCGGCAACGACTACGGGCATCCCACCTCGACGGCTCTCGGAATCCTCGCCCGCAGCGGAACAGCGGTGATGCGCACCGATGTCGAAGGCATGCTGATGGTCGCGGCCGACGGGAGCGGCGGCCTGCGCACGTGGACCGCACGGCATGGGAGCCCGGCGCAGCTCGCCAGACCGGGATGA
- a CDS encoding helix-hairpin-helix domain-containing protein: MDADDPFDQLAPRSRTVPRRVMLRVGVGAAVLLLIGAFAIAVLVGMLSPHGESSDVPAVTITSAASVTATPTVAAVLYVHVLGAVTHPGLYTLPTGSRVVDAVGAAGGMTHDADQSGVNLARQLSDGEQLIVPHVGETVTSPVGSANGAAGAGGIAGGKVNLNTATETELETLPRVGPAMAAKILDWRTQNGRFTSVEDLMNISGVGQKTFDALKDQVTV, encoded by the coding sequence GTGGATGCCGACGACCCCTTCGACCAGCTCGCACCGCGTTCGCGAACCGTCCCGCGCCGGGTGATGCTGCGCGTCGGTGTAGGCGCCGCGGTGTTGCTGCTGATCGGCGCTTTCGCCATCGCCGTGCTCGTCGGAATGCTGTCTCCGCACGGCGAGAGTTCCGATGTGCCTGCGGTCACGATCACCTCTGCGGCATCGGTCACCGCCACTCCGACGGTGGCCGCCGTGCTCTACGTGCACGTGCTGGGAGCCGTCACGCATCCGGGGCTCTACACACTGCCGACGGGATCGCGGGTCGTGGATGCCGTGGGTGCCGCAGGCGGCATGACCCATGACGCCGACCAGTCGGGGGTCAACCTCGCGCGTCAGCTCAGTGACGGCGAACAGTTGATCGTGCCGCACGTGGGCGAGACGGTGACCTCGCCCGTGGGAAGCGCGAACGGCGCTGCAGGAGCAGGTGGGATCGCCGGCGGCAAGGTGAACCTCAACACGGCGACGGAGACCGAGCTGGAGACCCTGCCTCGGGTGGGCCCGGCGATGGCCGCGAAGATCCTCGACTGGCGAACGCAGAACGGCCGTTTCACCTCGGTGGAAGACCTCATGAACATCAGCGGCGTCGGGCAGAAGACGTTCGACGCTCTCAAAGACCAGGTGACCGTCTGA